CACCGCGCTATGGCGATACATCATCACCATCAGTACCGCAGCAATGCCGATAGCGATACCGGCAAAGAACCAGCGCTGCCAGCCGTCCTCACCCGCGAGGAAGCTAAACGCCGCCCCCGGGTTGTGGGCGTAATGCAGGTTGAAGAATGGGATCAACGCGCGGGTTTCATAGAGCTGAAAATTGTCCATGATCCACTGCTTGACGCCCAGGTCGACGACCAGCACTAACAGCGCCAGCCACAGCCAGCGCAATCCGGTTGAAAGAATAGGTTTAGTCATCAGGCGAACTTACGCTTTTCACCGTCACCGGCGATATTGATGACACAGCGGCCGCAGATCTCTGCGTGTTCCGCCACCTTGCCTACATCGGTGGTGTAATGCCAGCAACGCGGGCACTTATCACCTTCGGCTTTCTCCAGGGAGATTTTCAGCCCTTTAAGCAGTTCGCTTGGCTGAGCGCTGGCATCGGCCTCGGCAATATCCGCCACCCGAGCGCCCGAAGTCAGCAGCACGAAGCGCAGCTCTTCGCCCAGCGCCCGCAGCTGCGGAGCCAGAGAAGTGTCCGCATATAGCGTTACTGCCGCTTCCAGAGAACCACCCACTTTCTTATCGGCACGCGCCTGCTCGATAACCTTGTTCACTTCGCCACGAACTTTCAGCAGCGTTTCCCAGTAGTTATCGTTCATGGCTTCGTCGTCGGCCAGGTCAAACAGCCCCTGATACCATTCGCCGGTGAATACATATTTTTCACGCTCACCCGGCAGGTAGTTCCAGACTTCGTCAGCAGTGAAGGACAGAATAGGTGCCATCCAGCGCACCAGCGCTTCGGCGATATGGTACAGCGCAGTCTGACAGCTGCGGCGTGCTACGCTGTCGGCCTTAGCGGTGTACTGACGGTCTTTAATGATGTCGAGATAGAACGAGCCCATTTCAACCGAGCAGAAACGCATCAGACGCTGCACCACTTCGTGGAAGTCGTAGTCTTCATAGGCCGCAACGATATCCGCCTGCGCGGATTTAGCACAGCCAACCGCCCAGCGATCCAGTACCACCATATCTTCCGGTTTCACCATGTCTTTCACCGGATCGAAACCATTCAGGTTAGCCAGCAGGAAGCGTGCGGTGTTACGGATACGACGATATGCATCGGCAGCGCGTTTAAGGATTTCATCCGATACGGCCATTTCGCCGGTGTAATCGGTAGAAGCCACCCACAGACGCAGAATATCGGCACCCAGTTTGTTCATCACATCCTGAGGTGAAACGGTATTCCCGATGGATTTGGACATTTTACGCCCCTGACCATCAACGGTGAAACCGTGGGTCAGAACCTGGCGATAAGGCGCTTTGCCTTTAGTTGCAACGCCAATCATCAGCGAAGACATAAACCAGCCGCGATGCTGGTCAGAGCCTTCCAGGTACATATCTGGAGTGTGGCCGCCAAATTCAGGACGGGCATCGATAACCGAGAAGCTGGTAGAGCCGGAGTCGAACCATACGTCCAGAGTATCAGGCAC
This genomic interval from Salmonella enterica subsp. enterica serovar Choleraesuis contains the following:
- the lspA gene encoding lipoprotein signal peptidase is translated as MTKPILSTGLRWLWLALLVLVVDLGVKQWIMDNFQLYETRALIPFFNLHYAHNPGAAFSFLAGEDGWQRWFFAGIAIGIAAVLMVMMYRHSAVQKLNNIAYALIIGGALGNLFDRMVHGFVVDMIDFYVGNWHFPTFNIADTGICIGAALIVLEGFFVSSKKTVKQKGN